In Citrus sinensis cultivar Valencia sweet orange chromosome 3, DVS_A1.0, whole genome shotgun sequence, the sequence GCCATCAACCACAACCCTGTTTTCGATTTCACTCTGATCTGACAGCTTGTTGCACATAACAGGAAAAGCTGTAGCTTTTTTACCCTGAACCACAATTGAATATGTCTAAGGGGAAAACAAATACACAGCAATGATATTGCAGGAGCAGGAAGTACTTGGGATTTTTGCGGGTAAAAATCCCAAATTCTTTATCCCAAAAAACCATCTCAAATGATGTGACAATCATCAATTGGTTGGTTAGATAATACAATCACTCAATAAATGCCATATCATTTGGGACAGAATTTGGGACAAAAAATTTGGGATGTTTATTTTAACTCTTTGGGTAATGTAACTAACGAAGCAGCAGCAGTTTTTCAGTTTCTAATTTGTCAGCAAACTCCAATTAATTCATCACTGACTTACATGAGATAAGACCACATTCATAAAATCACACAACATCATAATCCTTCATCAAGTTCAGATTAGGTGATCCAAATctgagtaaataatttaagcaGAAATGGTCGTACCTTGAGTAAGCCATGGGGCTCCAACACTAAAGCTGGGGATGCACATATAGCACCGTAAGGTCTATTTGATTCCTTTTGCTTCTTTAGCATATTCACCAATTTATCTGACTTCGCAAATGCTTGAGCGCCACCAAGTCCACCCTGTGCAATGTGCATGGATAAATTGTAGTTAGTAAGTCAATAATGTGGTAAAGACTATGAAGCAAGAGTAAGCACCCCAACTCACTGGCAagacaattaaatcatacgaAAGTTTAGCCGCCTCATCAATGAGCACATCTGCcactaatttaatttgacgAGAAGCCAGAATTTCTAGTTTATCCTCAACTGATGCAACCACAACATTTGCTTTAGCTCGTCGCAGAATATCAATTATCATAACAGCTTCCATCTCCTCCGAACCATTTGCAATAGGCACAAGAAtctgaaagaaaagaaagtacaAAATTTCACCAAGAACTACATTTGAAGTTATCAAGAATTCCATTTTAAGCACAAGTCAGCAATATTAAGGATCTCACAATCtctaatttgaaatattgtgTCCCCATTTTACAGCATGTCGGTAGCACAAACTTTCACCCCCTATCATTTCCTTTTATTCATGCACTGCACACCCCCACCACACTGACCCCCCACttctctcccccccccccccccccggtcCAGCACCGCTCATGCTTCTTTTGTAATTGTTCAAACTTGGGATTTTATTAGAGATACCATAAAAATACATCTACTACCTCCAATATGTTCACAAATGACTGAAGCCAAtgatgtatatgtatatgtatagaAGATATCACAGATTTTTATATACTGCCAAATGGGTATCCCTGAAAACATCGGATGAAggaaaacaaatacaagaaaCTAGAAGTCCAATCTCACCTGGGGAGAATTGTCAAATGTCCACTGAATTGGATTGAATTCAGCAATAGTGTATTCATCTCCATGATTTGCACGCATTACCTAGGCACAAGGTGACAGTGAAGACGAAAGCATGAGGAAGAGAAAATTCAAAGACAAATACCAAGAGAAAGAACTTACATTAAAAAGAATGTGATCAGTGGAGACATTGAAGCTCAACAAATGCATTTATCAAGATTCCGATAATTATATCAGTCTTATCAGACATCGTTTTCACCACATTAAGATGGGCCAGCAGGTATACAACTTCATCTAATGAATCTCTAATGCAAAAAGTCATACTTTTCCCCTGAACTAATTTTTTGGAATACATTAGCATCTGAACCTTCCAATTTGACATACCAGATGAACCTATTAGAATGAATTTCCACAAATTATATAactcacaattttttttaaacaacattatCTATAAAAGTTACTACCAGTGGCCCAGAAACTTCATCAGCTCTCTCTTTCCCATACAACTGCTCAACAAGTGCAACGGCAAACTCCATAGTAGTGCCAGGTCCACGACTCGTAACAACTTTACCATCCTGCTGTACTCTTGATTCAACAGTTGATGCACAAGCAGGAGCTAATTGCTCCATAAATGACGGATAACAAGTAGCCtacaaaaaatgaataacCCCATAAATTAGAACTTAACAATCATCAGTGAGAGCAAAACTTATGTATAACACAAATATCAATGCAATTCCCAAAAGAacacaaaacataaaaaaggCTTATCTAATTCTTACCTTCAATCCCTTCAACAGACCCCAAGACCCTAATGCCACAGCAGGTGAAGCACAGACAGCAGCATAAAGACGCCCAGCTGAGGCCTGCTTCTTCACAATGCTTTCTAATACTTCAGATTCCTTCAGATTGGTAGCACCAGGCATGCCACCCTACAAGGTAAACAAAAAAGGATATAACATAATCAATCAAATAATcagcaacaaaagaaattgaaaaggaaaaatatacaTGCCAGAATAAATATCGAAAAGAATTTCACTGACTACAAcaacttgaaatatttgactAGGACCATATAATGAATGATAACAGCCACAATAAGGAaatcccaaaaaattaaaaaataaaattaaaacaaaataaatattttctatatttttctttgcttaaaattattattttttcattttcaatcgaaaattaaatgaagatgACTTAAGAACGAATTATTTAGCTTAACATTCAGTAATAGCAATAATCACCTATAATTATACAAACATCACATAAATTGGCATGAGCTGAGGTGAGCTGCAATACATACGGGAAGAGCTATAAGATCAAAAACGGCGTCGCGGCAGTCAGACACAAGAGCATCAGCGACAATCTTGACACCATGACACGCGTCGACACGAAGCTGTTTCTCCACAGACGCAACCGTGACGTCAGCTCCAGACCTTCTCAAAACATCGATCGTTATCGCGGCCTCAATCGGCTCACTCCCGTTCGCAACAGGCGCCAAAACcttgggggaaaaaaaccacacagaaaattcaaaaaacgGAACAAAAGGCAACAGAAAGAgactaaacaaaaaaaaaaaaattacctttttGGAAGTTGAAGACATTGTAGCTGTTGCTGTGAAAGAGAAAATGCGATTTTTCAAAGAAGGAATTTGTTTGGGGAGAAACTGTTGAGTGAGAGGAAACTGACGAAGAAGAGAGTGAGGAGTGACGTGGCGTACGCTTATTAataccatttttttaagttagtTTTCTAGAGGCATCGTTACGGTATGATGTGGGGAGCTTCGTGGCAACTGGCAAAGTGGTAATGCTGTAGCAGTTAAAAAATGTGACATGGCTTTTTCATGATGGGCTGGGCCGGGCATCCTAGACCACACCACGATTGTATGAACAATGTTCATTGAACATTAGCCAGTAGGTTGAAATGTTAGAACataaatgtttatttagttttttatatttttaattaagtgtcgtttaatttttatatcttaaaaaatatttctagttatttttactGGAAGTTATATTACAGtcgtatattttttttttatttttgtaataatatcGTTGCAACTATATTTTtagagatattaattaaaaaaattaaatttatcaaattaaccttaaaagtAAGATACAAATtagttattattgttttacttttaggattaatttaataaattaattttttacaaaaaaattattagtaagattgttgcaagaatattaaacattactttaaattacttgtattaattaatttataaataataattagtaagattgttgtaagagaatgaaaaatatcaattgttttatgctaatatttattttttaattttctactaagtaatttattaattaatattaattaaattttttattgattaaaaaaattaacaaattaatttatcggTTAATTTGGTAGTTAccttttttattgattaaaaaattaatgtaaaaaaattttgttatcagagtattattataaaaacaaagaaaaaatgaaagcagGAGTATAACATATTTGATAATAGAACTGCCTTAaagtaattttcaaaatataaaacctaaATAAGCACTAAAGTTAATATATACGGATCAAGCCAATATTTGATAATAGGGCTGCCTTGagatattttacaaaatataaaaactaaataaacactaaagttaaaatttatagattaaACCTAACatttatctaaatattaagCTTCATAATGCTTGATGGGCAAAACTGTAAtatgacaattaaaaaaaataaaattttatacacgaaaaaggaaaatttctgATTGTTTCATCCTACTGCAAATTAGTTGTGGCGTTGCAAACAATGCTGCCTGTATTATCTTCAATGGAATTTGGAATTTGGatacaaaacaaatgaaacGATTGTTTATTTGCCGTGAACTTTAACATTGAAAGTCCACTGGACCTTTCCTTCCGGTAGAGGGATGGTTTTGGATAAGCGCATAGGAACCTCATATTCCCCAAAAGCAGATAGAGGTGATGGTAGATGCAGGTATTCAGGCTCAATAGAAATCGAAAGTTGACTTGCCACCTAAAATTGTATAAATGGTATcagtaaaatagaaaattaaaagaaatatcaataactagGTAAAAGAAACTCTATCAATGACAAGTCCAGAATATTTAAGGTAACCCCCAGAGCTTGTATAATATTTGCCAAAATCTATATCTTCATGGATTAAGACGCAAAATTTCAGTCTATATTACTATGTGGATTTGTTGCTCACAATTGGCTACCATACAATCACACCCTAGCAGAAATTTACCATGCTACCATGGAAATTCAATTTCACATATAGGAATTACACATTCATAATGACCGTTAATATTTACAGTGCTCGGCTGGACCTAACCACCTTGAAATCTTTTAATCAGTTAACTATTCAATTCCTCCAGGCAAACAAattggaaaattatttaatcagtAAATCCTTCTAAACCGTACTAAGTTTTTTCATCTACTTAAACACgcttgaaatttattttatcattccCATTCATGGACGCTATGCAATGTACAATTAGAAATGtatcaaatatgaaattacatggtaaaaacaaaatatctaTACACACATAGTCAATAGTACTAAATGATAGAAACGGAAGTGATTGATAGTAGACCACACCTGTCACTCAGAACAAACTGCTTTTGCTATTATGATGAGAAACAACTATAAAGAACAaccaagaaagataaaaatccaTACCTTAGCTACAAGCTCCTCTTTTGTCACAGGTGAACACAATTCTATGGGATCATCTTTTGATTCACGGGAACGTAATTTTTCTATATTGGGGAATCTCCTCAAAACCTTGAAAATACAACATCCATCAGATAATCCATATCCGAAAGTAAGATTACACGTATTTAGTTCTTTCTCCAACACCTCAAGAAGGAATTTGACTTAAGGAGTTCATTTTATACTCGCAGGACCAACATTTCGCTAATCACATGGAGCTAAGATAGAAAAGTAAATCGAAACAAACagcataattt encodes:
- the LOC102630221 gene encoding protein DJ-1 homolog B-like isoform X1, yielding MVLISVRHVTPHSLLRQFPLTQQFLPKQIPSLKNRIFSFTATATMSSTSKKVLAPVANGSEPIEAAITIDVLRRSGADVTVASVEKQLRVDACHGVKIVADALVSDCRDAVFDLIALPGGMPGATNLKESEVLESIVKKQASAGRLYAAVCASPAVALGSWGLLKGLKATCYPSFMEQLAPACASTVESRVQQDGKVVTSRGPGTTMEFAVALVEQLYGKERADEVSGPLVMRANHGDEYTIAEFNPIQWTFDNSPQILVPIANGSEEMEAVMIIDILRRAKANVVVASVEDKLEILASRQIKLVADVLIDEAAKLSYDLIVLPGGLGGAQAFAKSDKLVNMLKKQKESNRPYGAICASPALVLEPHGLLKGKKATAFPVMCNKLSDQSEIENRVVVDGNLITSRGPGTSMEFALAIVEKFFGRNKALELAKIMLFTRT
- the LOC102630221 gene encoding protein DJ-1 homolog B-like isoform X2, with the translated sequence MVLISVRHVTPHSLLRQFPLTQQFLPKQIPSLKNRIFSFTATATMSSTSKKVLAPVANGSEPIEAAITIDVLRRSGADVTVASVEKQLRVDACHGVKIVADALVSDCRDAVFDLIALPGGMPGATNLKESEVLESIVKKQASAGRLYAAVCASPAVALGSWGLLKGLKATCYPSFMEQLAPACASTVESRVQQDGKVVTSRGPGTTMEFAVALVEQLYGKERADEVSGPLVMRANHGDEYTIAEFNPIQWTFDNSPQILVPIANGSEEMEAVMIIDILRRAKANVVVASVEDKLEILASRQIKLVADVLIDEAAKLSYDLIVLPGGLGGAQAFAKSDKLVNMLKKQKESNRPYGAICASPALVLEPHGLLKGKKATAFPAMCNKLSDQSEIENRVVVDGNLITSRGPGTSMEFALAIVEKFFGRNKALELAKIMLFTHA
- the LOC102630221 gene encoding protein DJ-1 homolog B-like isoform X3, whose protein sequence is MVLISVRHVTPHSLLRQFPLTQQFLPKQIPSLKNRIFSFTATATMSSTSKKVLAPVANGSEPIEAAITIDVLRRSGADVTVASVEKQLRVDACHGVKIVADALVSDCRDAVFDLIALPGGMPGATNLKESEVLESIVKKQASAGRLYAAVCASPAVALGSWGLLKGLKATCYPSFMEQLAPACASTVESRVQQDGKVVTSRGPGTTMEFAVALVEQLYGKERADEVSGPLVMRANHGDEYTIAEFNPIQWTFDNSPQILVPIANGSEEMEAVMIIDILRRAKANVVVASVEDKLEILASRQIKLVADVLIDEAAKLSYDLIVLPGGLGGAQAFAKSDKLVNMLKKQKESNRPYGAICASPALVLEPHGLLKGKKATAFPAMCNKLSDQSEIENRVVVDGNLITSRGPGISMEFALAIVEKFFGRNKALELAKIMLFTRA